A single genomic interval of Myxosarcina sp. GI1 harbors:
- a CDS encoding ATP-dependent metallopeptidase FtsH/Yme1/Tma family protein: MPKHQDRPSKSPQARQLGWTLIVTSTILILFSLFLPATSPQSQPYSKFIDLVRADRVERVQIGSNRIEYVLKTQAVGNKTEQVYTTVPVAQDTELPKILRQHQVEFSATPVNGGICHSLRDERSLGTYCF, translated from the coding sequence ATGCCCAAACACCAAGACCGCCCCAGTAAATCGCCACAAGCCAGGCAATTAGGTTGGACTTTAATTGTCACCTCAACAATACTGATTTTGTTTAGCTTGTTTTTACCTGCAACCTCGCCACAGTCTCAACCTTACAGCAAGTTTATCGACTTAGTTCGAGCCGATCGCGTCGAGCGAGTACAAATTGGTTCCAATCGCATCGAATACGTTCTCAAAACGCAAGCAGTTGGCAACAAAACAGAGCAAGTTTATACTACGGTACCAGTAGCCCAGGATACGGAGTTACCCAAAATTCTCCGTCAGCATCAGGTAGAATTTTCGGCTACTCCTGTAAATGGTGGTATTTGTCACTCTTTACGGGATGAGCGATCGCTTGGGACCTATTGCTTTTGA